A genomic stretch from uncultured Pseudodesulfovibrio sp. includes:
- a CDS encoding TRAP transporter small permease has protein sequence MEESRGPLGLTERVMRTIAATCLAGMAVMTGTDVFLRGAFNTPVFGCEEIVSILGVIAVGFALPYTHYQKSHIGVEILVRRFSKKVRDRIKFTTDLATLVLVSVITWRMAIYAGTLAESGEVSMNLELPEYAVVYVLSFGFFVYALCLAADVLRFFTKSEG, from the coding sequence ATGGAAGAATCACGAGGGCCACTCGGCCTGACAGAACGGGTCATGCGGACAATTGCCGCAACCTGTCTGGCAGGCATGGCCGTCATGACCGGGACAGACGTGTTCCTGCGAGGCGCATTCAACACACCTGTTTTCGGATGCGAAGAAATCGTTTCCATTCTCGGCGTAATCGCCGTCGGATTCGCCCTGCCCTACACCCATTATCAGAAGAGCCACATCGGGGTGGAAATCCTGGTCCGTCGTTTCTCCAAGAAAGTACGTGACCGCATCAAGTTCACCACCGATCTTGCCACGCTGGTGTTGGTATCCGTCATCACATGGCGCATGGCCATTTATGCCGGGACACTGGCTGAATCGGGTGAAGTATCCATGAACCTGGAACTGCCTGAATACGCCGTGGTGTATGTCCTTTCCTTTGGATTTTTCGTCTATGCCCTCTGCCTGGCTGCCGATGTCCTGAGATTTTTCACGAAGAGCGAGGGATAG
- a CDS encoding TRAP transporter substrate-binding protein encodes MKKLLTTVMAVAVLCVTLPIMGHAETKLTYSNFFPPTNHQSKLAEAWCKEVEKRTGGKVVVEYYPGGTLTKAKQCYDGVVEGMSDIGLSCLAYSRGRFPVMAAVDLPLGYTSAAQATHTANAVYEQFKPAELSDVEVMYFNGHGPGLLFTVKKPVKTLTDIAGEKIRATGNSAKLVNALGGTPVAKPMPENYQLLQKGVVDGSMHPIESNKSFKLGEVCKYGTDSFSVAYTTVFFIVMNKDKWAAIDADSQKIIREINQEWATKHAAAWDEADAAGRQFFMDQGGEIIELSAEESEAWAMAAKPVLDDYITETTGKGLDGKAILEFTQSTLK; translated from the coding sequence ATGAAAAAACTTTTGACAACAGTCATGGCTGTGGCCGTGTTATGCGTGACTCTGCCCATAATGGGCCATGCAGAGACCAAGCTGACCTATTCCAACTTTTTCCCACCGACCAATCATCAGTCAAAGCTGGCTGAAGCATGGTGCAAGGAAGTGGAAAAGCGGACAGGTGGCAAGGTTGTTGTCGAATATTACCCCGGCGGCACGCTGACCAAGGCCAAACAGTGCTATGACGGCGTTGTGGAAGGCATGTCCGATATAGGGCTGTCCTGTCTCGCCTATTCGCGCGGACGCTTTCCGGTCATGGCAGCCGTCGACCTTCCTCTGGGATACACCTCCGCAGCGCAGGCCACCCACACGGCTAACGCGGTCTATGAACAATTTAAACCGGCCGAACTCAGCGACGTGGAAGTCATGTACTTCAATGGTCACGGTCCCGGCCTGCTTTTCACTGTCAAAAAGCCGGTTAAAACACTGACCGACATTGCAGGCGAAAAGATTCGCGCCACCGGCAACTCTGCCAAGCTGGTCAATGCGCTGGGCGGCACTCCGGTTGCCAAACCCATGCCCGAAAACTATCAGCTTCTTCAAAAGGGTGTTGTTGACGGGAGCATGCATCCCATCGAATCCAACAAATCCTTCAAGCTCGGCGAAGTCTGCAAATACGGCACAGACTCGTTCAGCGTGGCCTACACCACGGTCTTCTTCATTGTCATGAACAAGGACAAATGGGCGGCCATTGATGCGGATTCCCAAAAAATCATCCGTGAAATCAACCAGGAATGGGCTACCAAGCACGCTGCAGCATGGGATGAGGCAGATGCAGCCGGACGCCAGTTCTTCATGGATCAGGGCGGAGAAATCATCGAACTCTCCGCTGAGGAATCCGAGGCATGGGCCATGGCGGCCAAACCGGTCCTCGATGATTATATTACTGAAACCACGGGAAAAGGCCTTGATGGCAAGGCTATTCTGGAATTCACCCAATCAACATTGAAATAG
- a CDS encoding TRAP transporter substrate-binding protein, translating to MKKLLTLTTFFLLTFGLASMACAETTRLSYSNFFPPTHIQSKLAEQWCKEVESRTNGAVVIDYYPGGTLSKAKQCYDGAVEGISDIGMSVLAYSRGRFPVMAAVDLPLGYKTGTQATAIANAVSTAFTPTEFDDVQPMYFHAHGPGLLFTTNKTVATLADMQGEKIRSTGNSAKLVKALGGSPVAQPMPTAYQSLQKGVVDGSMNPIESNKGWKLAEVVKHCTLSIPVAYTTTFFVVMNKDKWSELDPATQKIIQEINAEWSVKHGQAWDEADAAGKAFFIEKGGVFTELDSAEAPKWVEAAKPVIDDYIESEQGSKVNGGAVVEFIRAEMAKSP from the coding sequence ATGAAAAAACTGCTGACTCTCACGACATTCTTTCTGTTGACCTTCGGGCTTGCCTCCATGGCATGTGCCGAAACCACCCGCCTGAGCTACTCAAATTTCTTCCCGCCCACCCACATTCAGTCCAAGCTGGCGGAACAGTGGTGCAAGGAAGTCGAAAGCCGAACCAACGGCGCGGTTGTCATCGATTACTATCCCGGCGGCACGCTTTCCAAGGCCAAGCAATGTTACGACGGCGCGGTTGAAGGCATTTCCGACATCGGCATGTCCGTACTCGCCTATTCGCGCGGTCGCTTTCCGGTGATGGCCGCTGTGGACCTGCCGCTCGGCTACAAGACGGGAACGCAGGCCACAGCCATTGCCAACGCCGTATCCACCGCGTTTACGCCGACCGAATTCGACGATGTTCAGCCCATGTATTTCCACGCACATGGTCCGGGCCTGCTCTTCACGACAAACAAGACCGTTGCCACCCTGGCCGACATGCAGGGTGAAAAAATCCGCTCCACCGGCAACTCCGCCAAACTGGTCAAGGCTCTGGGCGGCAGTCCCGTAGCCCAGCCCATGCCCACGGCTTACCAATCCCTGCAAAAAGGCGTGGTGGACGGCTCCATGAACCCCATTGAATCCAACAAGGGCTGGAAACTGGCAGAAGTGGTCAAACACTGCACCCTGTCCATTCCCGTGGCCTACACCACCACGTTTTTCGTGGTCATGAACAAGGACAAATGGTCCGAACTTGATCCCGCAACGCAAAAGATCATCCAGGAGATCAATGCCGAATGGTCCGTTAAACACGGTCAGGCGTGGGATGAAGCCGACGCCGCTGGCAAGGCGTTCTTCATTGAAAAAGGCGGTGTGTTCACTGAACTCGATTCAGCCGAGGCACCCAAATGGGTTGAAGCCGCCAAGCCTGTTATCGACGATTACATCGAGTCTGAACAGGGCAGCAAAGTCAACGGCGGTGCCGTGGTGGAATTCATCCGGGCCGAGATGGCAAAAAGTCCATAG
- a CDS encoding TetR/AcrR family transcriptional regulator has product MAKKQQEKSQQTMQELMDSAIELFGSKGFASTSVAEITDHAGYAKGSFYRHWNSKDELFLQIVERKFKQYRATRHDKIVNAENLEQAMNIIWDFLETIVHDKNWSSIFLEFTVYSATNDPVRKLMNKSDYRLSNKVFADLVRDHVETDFSPEKIGALNTALFEGYLIHHALGAEELSLKDIRENAIAMALRNGTKQGRIE; this is encoded by the coding sequence ATGGCAAAAAAACAGCAGGAAAAATCCCAGCAGACCATGCAGGAACTGATGGATTCAGCCATTGAACTGTTTGGTTCAAAAGGCTTCGCATCAACGTCGGTGGCAGAAATCACCGACCATGCAGGCTATGCCAAAGGAAGCTTTTACCGCCACTGGAATTCCAAAGACGAGCTGTTCCTCCAGATCGTAGAACGGAAATTCAAGCAATACAGAGCCACCCGGCATGACAAGATAGTGAATGCCGAGAATCTCGAACAGGCCATGAATATCATCTGGGATTTTCTGGAAACCATTGTTCACGACAAGAACTGGTCGTCTATTTTCCTCGAATTCACGGTCTACTCCGCGACCAACGACCCCGTGCGCAAGCTCATGAACAAATCGGATTACCGACTCTCCAACAAGGTTTTTGCAGATCTGGTTCGCGATCATGTGGAGACTGATTTCTCTCCGGAAAAAATCGGTGCCCTCAATACAGCCCTCTTTGAAGGCTACCTCATTCACCACGCGCTGGGGGCTGAAGAACTCTCCCTGAAAGACATCAGGGAAAACGCCATTGCCATGGCTTTGAGAAACGGAACCAAACAGGGACGCATCGAGTAG